The following proteins come from a genomic window of Lolium rigidum isolate FL_2022 chromosome 5, APGP_CSIRO_Lrig_0.1, whole genome shotgun sequence:
- the LOC124656865 gene encoding 40S ribosomal protein S20-like, giving the protein MATELAYAPPMKAGKEGFQGTQEAQHRIRITLSSKSVKNLEKVCSDLVKGAKDKSLRVKGPVRMPTKVLNITTRKSPCGEGDDASTSTLVARTVSFPFRL; this is encoded by the exons ATGGCGACCGAGCTGGCGTACGCCCCGCCGATGAAGGCAGGCAAGGAGGGGTTCCAGGGGACGCAGGAGGCGCAGCACAGGATCCGCATCACCCTCTCCTCCAAGAGCGTCAAGAACCTCGAGAAGG TCTGCTCCGATCTGGTCAAGGGAGCCAAGGACAAGAGCCTGAGAGTCAAGGGCCCCGTCAGGATGCCCACCAAGGTGCTCAACATCACCACCAGGAAGTCCCCCTGCGGAGAAGGTGATGATGCCTCTACTTCTACCCTCGTGGCTCGCACTGTTTCATTTCCATTTAGACTGTAG
- the LOC124656866 gene encoding 40S ribosomal protein S20-like encodes MATELAYAPPMKAGKEGFQGTQEAQHRIRITLSSKSVKNLEKVCADLVKGAKDKSLRVKGPVRMPTKVLNITTRKSPCGEVILMMNLIS; translated from the exons ATGGCGACCGAGCTGGCATACGCGCCGCCGATGAAGGCCGGCAAGGAGGGGTTCCAGGGGACGCAGGAGGCGCAGCACAGGATCCGCATAACCCTCTCCTCCAAGAGCGTCAAGAACCTCGAGAAGG TTTGCGCCGATCTGGTTAAGGGAGCCAAGGACAAGAGCCTGAGGGTCAAGGGCCCCGTCAGGATGCCCACCAAGGTGCTCAACATCACCACCAGGAAGTCACCCTGTGGAGAAG TCATCCTGATGATGAACCTGATATCCTGA
- the LOC124651893 gene encoding probable carbohydrate esterase At4g34215: MGGRGGATVGGRWDGRVPPECASSPRTLRLSPGLQWEEAREPLHAGIDVGNVLGVGPGMSFAHAVLRSDRIPRGTVVGLVPCAQGGTPIASWSRGTDLYDRMVARARAAVAGTAAHGKPKLAAILWFQGETDTIRREDALAYAGRMEAMVRDVRQDLGMPNLLFIQVGLATGQGRFVDLVRKAQAAVRAPNLRYVDAKGLTVANDNTHLTTQAEVRLGAMLADAYLATLH, from the exons ATgggcggccggggcggcgccACGGTGGGCGGCCGCTGGGACGGGCGCGTCCCGCCCGAGTGCGCCTCGTCCCCGCGCACGCTCCGCCTCTCCCCTGGCCTCCAGTGGGAGGAGGCCCGCGAGCCGCTCCACGCCGGCATCGACGTCGGCAACGTGCTCGGCGTCGGCCCCGGCATGTCCTTCGCGCACGCCGTCCTCCGCTCCGACAGGATACCGAGAGGCACCGTCGTGGGGCTGGTGCCGTGCGCGCAGGGCGGCACGCCCATCGCCAGCTGGTCCCGCGGCACGGACCTCTACGACCGCATGGTCGCCCGCGCCAGGGCCGCCGTCGCCGGGACCGCGGCCCACGGGAAGCCTAAGCTCGCCGCCATCCTGTGGTTCCAGGGCGAGACGGACACCATCCGGCGCGAGGACGCGCTGGCGTACGCGGGGCGCATGGAGGCCATGGTCCGCGACGTCCGGCAGGACCTCGGCATGCCCAACCTCCTCTTCATCCAG GTTGGGCTCGCGACGGGGCAGGGCAGGTTCGTGGATCTGGTGCGCAAGGCGCAGGCGGCGGTGAGGGCGCCCAACCTGAGGTACGTCGACGCCAAGGGGCTCACCGTCGCCAACGACAACACGCATCTCACCACCCAGGCGGAGGTCCGCCTCGGCGCCATGCTCGCCGACGCCTACCTCGCCACGCTCCACTAA